One region of Zingiber officinale cultivar Zhangliang chromosome 7B, Zo_v1.1, whole genome shotgun sequence genomic DNA includes:
- the LOC122003959 gene encoding uncharacterized protein LOC122003959, which translates to MAYHHHHHHHHLSYLNSPSQFTNSTSLKIKIFIKSYVIQHVRHAVRATKSMFMELFHQKSTYIIKIHKFCKHRRRSKSHVHHSSSHIIPIPEPPCNSEEFFDVSQCLYYDATWNSMISSEDMDGDPIEPPPVEEKNRGRNEKDNDNEGGNEIDRLAEKFIASCHEKFRLEKQESYRRYLEMLARSV; encoded by the coding sequence ATGGcttaccaccaccaccaccaccaccaccatctAAGTTACTTGAACTCTCCTTCTCAATTCACAAACTCAACCTCCCTCAAGATCAAAATCTTCATCAAATCGTACGTGATTCAACACGTCCGCCATGCCGTCCGGGCCACCAAGTCCATGTTCATGGAGCTCTTCCACCAGAAGAGCACATACATCATCAAAATCCACAAGTTCTGCAAGCACAGGAGAAGGAGCAAGTCCCACGTCCACCACTCTTCTTCCCACATCATCCCAATTCCGGAGCCGCCGTGCAATTCGGAGGAGTTCTTCGACGTCAGCCAGTGCTTGTACTACGACGCCACATGGAACTCAATGATCTCCTCAGAGGACATGGATGGTGACCCCATCGAGCCACCGCCGGTCGAGGAGAAGAACAGAGGCCGTAACGAAAAAGACAACGACAATGAGGGCGGAAATGAGATTGATCGGCTCGCGGAGAAGTTCATCGCGAGCTGCCACGAGAAGTTTAGGCTGGAGAAGCAGGAGTCTTACAGAAGGTACTTGGAAATGCTTGCGAGAAGCGTGTGA